The proteins below come from a single Iocasia fonsfrigidae genomic window:
- a CDS encoding sensor histidine kinase, with protein MIFRFFKEKKLATQIWIILGLILGIFSVLLTLLVPTVLRYSFTKETYARLEDHQEFIIKYQNEFFADQGFTSTSKPTSPFSPRGEEKPKQLPFPHLEEDANHPPLSFRIIEHLFLDTKGNIQKEISRKNVSLDFIEALRCNIKKQSLKKKRYQTKIDQEIYFYIISSVELAGKEGYLVSYLEGRYRDNLVADVFLKIIQAIGVVLLISWIASIFIARNLTKPLTQLQQKVKVIAEKNWNHSVILERGDEIGQLSKTIDWMREQLVEYNKKQQSFLQEVSHELKTPIMVIKSYVQSINDGIFPKDSLENSLEVIAEETVRLEKRVHFLLGHTKYEYLSKHQVEEIEFNLAELIRKTVSNFKWRSLDIDWKIDLEPTIIIGDKEKLRIALENLLDNQVRYAKSVIAIKLAKSEVLPGKDVENNLLYTLKIWNDGPEIEEDNLENIFKKYKKGYEGSFGLGLAIVKLIVELHNGSVWVNNEDNGVAFYIQIKE; from the coding sequence ATGATATTTAGATTTTTTAAAGAAAAAAAACTGGCTACTCAAATCTGGATTATTCTCGGGCTTATTTTGGGTATTTTTTCAGTACTGTTGACTCTGCTTGTACCAACTGTATTAAGGTACTCCTTTACTAAAGAGACCTATGCTAGGCTAGAAGATCATCAGGAATTTATAATTAAATACCAGAATGAATTTTTTGCTGATCAGGGATTCACCTCAACTTCCAAACCTACGTCACCATTTTCACCACGTGGAGAAGAGAAACCTAAGCAGCTTCCCTTCCCCCATCTTGAAGAAGATGCTAATCACCCTCCTCTTTCTTTCAGAATAATAGAACATTTGTTTCTGGATACAAAAGGAAATATTCAAAAGGAAATTAGCAGAAAGAATGTTTCTTTAGATTTTATAGAAGCACTCAGGTGTAATATTAAAAAACAAAGCTTAAAGAAAAAGCGCTATCAGACCAAAATTGATCAGGAGATATATTTTTATATTATCTCCAGTGTTGAGTTAGCAGGAAAAGAGGGTTATTTAGTTTCTTACTTAGAAGGTAGGTACCGTGATAATCTGGTTGCAGATGTATTTCTCAAGATTATTCAGGCCATAGGGGTTGTACTGCTTATTAGCTGGATTGCTTCTATCTTTATTGCCAGAAATTTAACGAAGCCTTTGACACAGCTGCAGCAGAAGGTTAAAGTAATTGCTGAAAAAAACTGGAATCATTCTGTTATTTTAGAACGTGGTGATGAAATTGGACAGCTGTCGAAGACGATAGACTGGATGAGAGAACAGCTGGTTGAATATAATAAAAAACAGCAGTCTTTTTTACAGGAGGTTTCTCATGAATTAAAGACACCGATTATGGTTATTAAGAGTTATGTCCAATCGATTAATGATGGTATCTTTCCTAAAGATAGCCTGGAGAACTCATTAGAAGTTATTGCTGAAGAGACTGTTAGATTAGAAAAGAGGGTTCATTTTCTCCTGGGGCATACTAAATATGAGTATCTCTCTAAACATCAAGTGGAAGAGATAGAATTTAACCTGGCAGAATTAATTAGAAAAACGGTAAGTAATTTTAAATGGCGGAGTCTGGATATAGACTGGAAGATAGATTTAGAACCAACTATAATAATTGGGGATAAAGAAAAGCTAAGGATAGCTCTGGAAAATCTCCTTGATAATCAAGTTCGTTATGCTAAATCAGTGATAGCTATTAAATTAGCTAAAAGTGAAGTTTTACCTGGTAAAGATGTTGAGAATAATTTATTGTATACTCTTAAAATATGGAATGACGGCCCTGAGATTGAAGAAGATAATCTGGAAAATATCTTCAAGAAATATAAGAAGGGTTATGAGGGTAGTTTTGGGCTTGGGTTAGCTATTGTAAAACTTATTGTTGAACTTCATAATGGGTCGGTCTGGGTTAATAATGAGGATAATGGTGTGGCTTTTTATATTCAAATAAAGGAATAA
- a CDS encoding response regulator — MSYNIYLLEDENNLNQLLSSYLENERWKVKSFLRGLEAKKAISKNPHLWILDIRLILI, encoded by the coding sequence ATGAGTTATAATATATATTTATTAGAAGATGAAAACAATTTAAATCAGTTATTAAGCTCTTATTTAGAGAATGAAAGATGGAAGGTTAAGTCTTTTCTCAGGGGTTTAGAGGCTAAAAAGGCAATTTCCAAAAACCCCCATCTCTGGATTCTTGATATACGGTTAATTTTAATATAA
- a CDS encoding ABC transporter permease, whose translation MILETIKIAIFSLNSNKLRTLLSMLGIIIGVAAVIAVVSIASGTQEQVTARISNLGSNLISISPGVKRGRPGYISSESENVFNLELVKAIVDYCPSVKQIVAKNQSSGLLIEGENNYMTTIIGTGINYQEINKYYPEQGVFFNDYHLKNAVNVIVLGSELLEELFPESNPLGQTIAFNLNDNNYLFEIIGVMQEKDRGITGDLNKQAYIPITTQLKITSSNNISSFIAQASSADEATAAVEQIEYLLNNYLDDDEEFNIVSQDQILETINEVTGSMKLMLSGIAAISLLVGGIGIMNIMLVSVTERTREIGIRKALGAKQRHILGQFLAESLTLSSFGGILGIIIGFLAAFSIARIGGWPFVVSIFTVLLAFVFSLIVGVFFGIYPAVKASRLDPVKALSYE comes from the coding sequence GTGATCTTGGAGACGATTAAAATAGCTATTTTCAGCCTAAACAGCAATAAATTACGTACACTCCTTTCAATGCTGGGTATTATTATTGGTGTGGCTGCCGTTATTGCTGTGGTTTCTATTGCCTCTGGCACTCAAGAGCAGGTAACTGCCCGCATCTCTAATCTGGGTTCAAATTTAATTAGCATTAGCCCTGGTGTTAAGAGAGGGAGACCGGGTTATATTAGTAGTGAGAGCGAGAATGTTTTTAACCTTGAACTGGTAAAGGCAATTGTTGATTATTGTCCTTCAGTCAAACAGATTGTAGCGAAGAATCAATCAAGTGGTCTCTTAATTGAAGGAGAAAACAACTATATGACTACTATTATTGGGACAGGAATAAATTATCAAGAGATTAATAAATATTACCCTGAACAAGGAGTCTTTTTTAATGATTATCACTTAAAAAATGCGGTAAATGTGATTGTATTGGGGTCTGAACTGCTTGAAGAATTATTTCCAGAATCGAATCCTTTAGGTCAGACTATTGCCTTTAATTTGAATGATAATAACTATTTGTTTGAAATAATAGGTGTGATGCAGGAAAAGGATAGGGGAATAACCGGCGATTTAAATAAACAGGCCTATATTCCAATTACAACACAATTAAAAATAACAAGCAGTAATAATATATCAAGTTTTATCGCCCAGGCCTCTTCGGCAGATGAGGCCACAGCAGCAGTAGAACAGATTGAGTATCTGCTAAATAATTATTTGGATGATGATGAAGAATTTAATATAGTAAGTCAGGATCAAATACTTGAGACTATCAATGAGGTTACTGGTAGTATGAAATTAATGCTCAGTGGGATAGCGGCTATTTCTTTGTTAGTGGGGGGGATAGGTATTATGAATATAATGCTGGTTTCGGTTACAGAAAGGACCAGAGAGATTGGGATTCGTAAGGCTCTGGGTGCTAAACAGAGGCATATTCTAGGACAATTTCTGGCTGAATCCCTAACCTTAAGTAGTTTTGGGGGTATTTTAGGGATTATCATTGGTTTTCTGGCTGCCTTTAGTATTGCTAGGATTGGTGGCTGGCCCTTTGTTGTCTCAATTTTCACAGTGCTTCTGGCTTTTGTTTTTTCCCTGATAGTTGGGGTGTTTTTTGGAATTTATCCAGCTGTTAAGGCCTCCAGACTGGACCCTGTCAAAGCACTTAGTTATGAGTAA
- a CDS encoding ABC transporter ATP-binding protein — MLLVNKLAKIYSNGEIEVQALKGVSFEIEQGEMIAIMGPSGSGKSTLMHILGCLDLPSSGQYFLENEDISKLSEEKLAEIRNRYIGFVFQQFNLLGRTTILQNVETPLIYAGLEKNKRRMFARETLERVGLGHRLHHFPNEISGGQRQRVAIARALVNNPSLILADEPTGNLDSKTGKDIMGIFHELNEQGHTVVLVTHEEEIAEHAQRIIYLMDGMIKWDEVIK; from the coding sequence ATGTTGTTAGTAAATAAATTAGCTAAAATATACAGTAATGGGGAGATAGAGGTTCAGGCCTTAAAAGGGGTTTCCTTTGAAATTGAACAGGGTGAGATGATTGCTATTATGGGGCCTTCAGGGTCAGGGAAATCAACTTTGATGCATATTTTAGGCTGTCTTGACCTGCCTAGTTCTGGACAATATTTCCTTGAGAATGAAGATATATCAAAGCTATCAGAAGAGAAACTGGCTGAGATAAGGAATAGATATATAGGTTTTGTCTTTCAGCAGTTTAATTTATTGGGACGTACTACTATTTTACAGAATGTAGAGACACCTTTGATCTATGCCGGTTTAGAGAAAAATAAAAGGAGGATGTTTGCCCGGGAAACCCTGGAAAGGGTCGGTTTAGGCCACCGTCTCCATCATTTCCCCAATGAAATATCAGGCGGCCAGAGGCAGAGAGTGGCGATTGCCAGGGCCCTTGTTAATAACCCTTCTTTAATTCTGGCTGATGAACCTACCGGGAATTTAGATAGTAAAACAGGCAAGGATATAATGGGTATTTTTCATGAATTAAATGAGCAGGGGCATACTGTGGTTTTAGTAACCCATGAAGAGGAGATAGCAGAACATGCCCAAAGGATTATCTATCTAATGGATGGTATGATCAAATGGGATGAGGTGATTAAGTGA
- a CDS encoding efflux RND transporter periplasmic adaptor subunit — protein MFRKHWKIIISLILVLIIIVFFINKYMTANPSYNANREINSNSLYTVSRGDLEDSISVSGYISPVNEREVSFRSRNSETRDTVDAIMVEEGNLVKKGDLLIVLDKTKEKLEYLQAENEYKKAVINGSKNEIEEAQINLEMAQEDLAATELKAPITGLVTDIQVEEGDNVSGGTAAVNIIDNSRYEVEVDIPESDISQIKVGLKARVVLDALPGQYLSGEVIAIEQEAEEDSGLVTVPITVLLEEGDFDLKPGYSADVDIIIKSVKDKLIIPITAVYNKEGKTYVSKYEGGQLEDVLVKTGISSGLKISIDSGLEAGDRIMINTFQFNQLPEEVQNEGSEEQRPGGPPMMGPMGR, from the coding sequence TTGTTTAGGAAACATTGGAAAATTATCATCTCGTTAATTCTGGTTTTAATAATTATTGTTTTTTTTATCAATAAATATATGACAGCAAATCCTTCTTATAATGCTAACAGAGAAATAAATTCTAATAGCTTATATACAGTAAGCCGGGGTGATTTAGAGGATAGTATTTCTGTTAGTGGTTATATTAGTCCTGTAAATGAGAGGGAGGTTTCATTCCGTTCACGTAATTCTGAGACACGTGATACAGTCGATGCAATTATGGTTGAAGAAGGTAATTTAGTAAAAAAGGGTGATCTATTAATTGTCTTAGATAAAACCAAGGAAAAATTAGAATATTTACAGGCGGAGAACGAGTATAAAAAGGCAGTAATCAACGGGTCAAAAAATGAAATAGAAGAAGCACAAATAAATTTAGAGATGGCCCAGGAGGATCTGGCGGCAACAGAATTGAAAGCCCCTATAACTGGATTAGTAACAGATATTCAGGTTGAAGAGGGTGATAATGTAAGTGGTGGTACAGCTGCTGTAAATATTATTGATAATAGCCGTTATGAAGTTGAAGTAGATATCCCAGAATCAGATATATCCCAGATTAAAGTCGGGTTGAAGGCAAGAGTAGTTTTAGATGCCCTGCCAGGTCAATACTTATCTGGAGAAGTAATAGCTATTGAACAGGAGGCAGAGGAAGATAGTGGTTTGGTAACAGTACCGATTACTGTTTTACTTGAAGAGGGTGATTTTGATTTGAAACCCGGTTATTCGGCTGATGTCGATATAATAATAAAATCAGTTAAAGATAAACTGATTATCCCGATTACAGCTGTTTATAATAAAGAGGGCAAGACATATGTTTCAAAATATGAAGGCGGTCAACTAGAAGATGTTTTAGTCAAAACTGGTATTAGTAGTGGTTTGAAGATTTCTATTGATTCAGGACTTGAAGCTGGAGATAGGATAATGATAAATACCTTTCAATTTAATCAATTACCTGAGGAAGTTCAAAATGAGGGTTCTGAAGAACAGAGGCCTGGTGGCCCCCCGATGATGGGGCCAATGGGAAGGTGA